The genome window TGCCTCGACCAAAGCCACGGCAGCCTCTAAAGCCGAATCACCACCACCGACGACCATCACATTCTGGCCAGTCAACTCAGTCGCATCGATCAACCTATTCGAAACTTTATCCAAGGTCTCACCAGGCACATTCAGTTTACGAAAATTTCCAGTGCGCCCGATCGCCACGATGACACGCTGAGCCTTCACGGACTCCCCTTCGGTAAACTCGACTTCCAGCACGCCACTGTTTCGGCTAATATGCTGCACCTTTGCACGTGTCGTTTCGATCTCATGCGCGGTTTGCTGTGCCTTCAACTCATTCAGCAAGTCCTCTTTCACGTCCGCCTTAAAATGCAGTTCGCCTGCATTTTTCATTTCAGTCGGGTAAGTATAAATCGGCTTCTTCCGTGGAAAGTTATGAATCGTCGAAAAGCTTTCATCTGCTTCATAAATGACAAAATTGAGCCCTGCCTTCTTCGCTTCGATGGCTGCCGACATGCCAGACACCCCTGCCCCGACAATCACTAAATCATAGACATTGGCACTCGTGCCCGCTCCAGCCTTGAAGTCCGACTCCTCTAAGATCGCTGCCACCGCCTTGGCTCCTGTGTCGGCCGAAAATTTCAACAACGGCACGCCCGTCAAATCACCAACAACGCGCACACCTTTCACATTCGTGCGACCGTCCTCATTGACCTCGGGACCTTTTTCAATGCCTCCGGCAGGCCATTTGGTATGGAGCCAATACGTGTAACGGGAGATTAAATTCGGCATAGTTGATATAGGGGTAAAAGTCGTAAGTTCGGATCAATCCTTCAATCCGGCGGTAGTTAGCGCCAGATCAACACGCTCGATCAATGTGGTGATGTCTGCCGAATCATTAATAGACGCTGCATTCAATAACACATCTAGCTTGCCCGCATCTGATATGAAAATCGCTGGTAATGGTTCAGCAGCTAGGCTCGGATACTTCGCACTTAGTTCATTGCGATGCAATGCTTCCAAGGCCACGGGAAGCTGATCCAAGTAGGACTTCCACTCATCCTCCATGCGCGTCATCCCATACGTAATACGGCACAACTGACATTCATAGGTTTCCGGTGACAACGCTTTATGAACCGAGGACGACAGTGCATTAAAAAAGCCGCTATCAGCATTATAAACGAGGATCAGTTTAGTGTCAGGCATGGCTTATGAGTGTTCAAATTCCGGTAGAAGCACTACTTCGACGCATTGAGCGACCAATCGTAGTCGATCCACTTGACTGATTGTTTCACATCTAGCTTCGAAGCACGATAACGATTTAAATACTCTGCAGGGCTCTTCACTCCGAAATCATCTGCATACCATTTGAACAATTCCGAATACGCGGTCGATCTCGACCCAGTATTCACTCGCGCAGCACGACGACTCTCAGCAAACAAACGCGTCTGCTCATCAAGCTGCTGATCGAGACGCTCGCCGACATATGGCTCCGCTCGCAATGGCGGACAACTTTCACTCGCGCAATTCACTGCAAAATGAATACGTGGATCAAAATATGCCTTCAGTAAAATTCCTTTTTCAACATGATCTAAGCTTACCTTAGCACCGCTGAGCGAAATGTATTTCTTTTTAAAGACGCTAAATGGCAGCAACCCGATTTCCTTCACGGACTTTAATGGATAATGGTCTAAAACCGCCTGTAACATCGCCGCATTATATACGTTAATATAAAATGCCTTTTGCTCTGCGCGTTGCAGTTTTTGCACATCTACCTTTGACCAATCAGTGAGCACTGAATTAAGAGCCTGCACGTCCGACGAATTTGCCACCCAAGACTCATAAGCAACGCCATCATCCTTCACATATCTTTGCAGTAACTCAGCATACGTCCCTGAAGTTTCATTACTTGCGTTTAGCAGTCCCAACGCTCCGAAAATCCCTAGGCATATCATTATATATTTCATAAGCACGAATCTCTAATAATTAATTAAGTGGCAATTCACGCGCACCTGGTGGCACTGAAAAATCTACCTTTGATAAAGTGGTAAAATGAATATTAGAAACCACTCCGGTTCCCTTCGGGGCATCGCCCACGACTGCATGTGCGGCAGCATCCCAATGCCAGAGCTCGTAGCGAGTCGACATCTGCACACCATCGACATTCATGTAATCGAAATACTCAATAATCGAAGGCGTCGGCGTTGCTTTCTCTAAATCCTTACCATAGGTCACGATGTAGGACATCGCATCAACCAACTTTGTTTTTGGATCAATATAGAAACGATACCAATCGTCTGGAGTATCTCCCATATTTTCGCCGAAAGTCTGAAACACTGTTTCATATTTTTGCCCATCGACCTGCACTGATTGTAGGTCGCTTAAATGAATGCCGTCTCCCTTCATTTTGAATGGCGCCATCATAAACCATGGCCACGTCAGCACATGAAAACGCCCTTTAGAAGCTGCCGAATCTGCAGGACTCACCCACGCGGTGTTTCCATCAAATAGTATCGAGACACCATCTTTTCGATCATAGCGAGCGCGTGGCCCATGTGCTTCGAACGTAAAAGTGCCATCGACGATGGTCTTACCTCCAAATGCGATTGCAACATCCGCAACCACCACTTCTTTGCCCCACCAAGCTCGTAGTCCATGCGACTCTTGTGTCGCATCGACGAGCGCCTCAACTTTTGGTTCAATGGCCGACGCCGCCTGCGCGGAACCAACAAACGAAGTTAGACCAATTCCTAATGTAAGCACTAGATGATGCACTATTTTGAATCTCATGCCGATAGGAACAATGGTCAGTCTCTTTATTCCACGAATACTTTCAGCGTTACTAAGCTTATTCTCCTCGTGAACAATACACCTACACTGTAGCACCGCCGCAGCTGGAACCTTGTCCTGCGGTGCAGCCATAACAGTGAGTCCCTGTCAGAATCGGTAGCGCCACCCAATCCGTAAAGTTCACGTCCCAAACCTTCAACGGATTAGTTCGTTCTCGGTGTTGCAGGCCAAGTTGTTGATTAAAATCACAGTCATACACACGCCCCTCCCAATCGACGTTGATCGTATCACGGCACATGAGCCCCGAAACCGATGACGGGTTAAAGTTGTCGAGCAACAACTGCATGTAATCGGCATACTCCCCTTGGCGCTTTAAATATGAGGTAAAACGTGCAATCGGCATATTGGTGATCGCATATAAATTGTTAAAGGTAATGTCGAAATGTGCTTTCAGCTCCCGCTTGTAATCGGCCTCCAGCTCACCCTGCTCCGGAGGCAAACTCGCGCCGTTTGGATTATACACCAAGTCCAGCGTCAACTTTGGATCTGTGCCATAGCCCAAAGCATTCAAAGTCTGCAGCGCCTTAATACTCGAATCAAACACACCATCGCCGCGTTGCTCATTCACATTCTTCGGGCAGTAGCACGGCATCGACGCGACAATCTCGACCCCCTGCTCGGTATGAAAGTCGGCCACCCACTCAAAACCTGGTTCGTTTAAGATCGTCAAATTACAACGATCCATCACCCGCTTTCCCATCGCCCGAATACGCTGCACCATATGGCGAAAGTCGGGAATCATCTCGGGCGTGCCTCCAGTCAAATCAACCACTTCGATATCGGTGTTCACTAGCCACTCAAGGATGCGATCGACCGTTTCCCGCGTCATAATTTCCTTACGTCGCGGGCCCGCATTGACATGGCAATGCACGCAAGTCAAATTGCACAACTTGCCAATATTCACCTGTAAGACGCGAGGCGCCTGACGGGTCAGTTCAAGCCGATGCTCGACAAGGGTTGTTTCAAAAGAAGGTATATTTAGCAAAGCGCCGGACATGGGCATAGGAAAGCACAGATCTGCTAATTATTCCAGCATCCACCTAGAAATCTGAGATTCTATCCGTAGGGACCGTGCTTGGAGACTGTCCTCAAAATAGAGATATAACGATTTCAGACGTCATAATCGTAATCTTACTCCTAATCCTAATCCTCTCAGCAGCTCCGCAAGGCCTTTCATTACAACGTTTAGATTATGATGAAGAGAAGATTAAGAGCGCAGCAGCCAGACAAACAAAACCCGTATCCGAAGCCTAACGCACCGTATCCGCCTCGTAGCCTAGCCCAATTTCTGCACGCCACCAATCCAGTGCTTTCATATTACCGAGTGTATCATCAAAACGCATACCGACCGCGTCGGCACCGATTGGTTGCCCACGCATTTCATTGGTAAAGGCATCGATCTCGTAGGCATATAAATGACGCATCTTAGGCATAGCGACCTCTTGCACCGAGTTCTTCTCGTTCAGCTCAATTCGAATCGTGCCAGGGCAGCGCCACGGCATATCGACGGTGATGCAGCCTTTCTCACCATGAATCACCGCGAGATTCTCAGCTTGCATACGCACCGCGCATTTTAAGTTGGCCAACACATCGCCCTCAAAGCGCACCACTGCCGTCGTCCACATATCAGTCTTCGTCTTCGAATCTAAATGCCCCACGGCCTTCAACTCTAGCGGCTCTGCAAATAAACGACCTTGTGATCGCCCGGCAATCAAGCGCGCAAATGACATTGGATAGCAGCCTACATCTAAAATTCCGCCACCGCCAAGCGCCTTGGCTTGAACACGCGACTCTGGATTGGTTCCTGAATCAAAGCAAAAACTCGCTTCAATCATCCGCACCTTACCGATCACACCAGATGTCACCAAGTCAACAACCCGCTGAGTCTGTGGGTGATGCCGATACATAAAGGCCTCGCGCAGTAAGCAGCGCTTCGAGTCCGCAAGCTGTTTCGCCCGCTTCGCCTCACGCAGGTTCATCGTCAACGGCTTTTCACACAGCACATGCTTGCCTGCTTGCACACTGTGCGCAATCCACTCCAAGTGAAACGGATGCAGCGTTGCAATATAGACTGCATCGACCTCCGAATCAGCCAGCATCGCTTCATAGCTACCATAAGCACGTGTCGCACCATGCTCCTCAGCAAAAGCCTTTGCCTTCTTAATATCACGACTCGACACCGCGTGTAGCACACTATCCGGGCAATCTTTAAGCGCTGTCGCAAACGCATTGGCAATATTACCGCAGGCTAGAATACCCCAACGAACTGGTTGTTTTAATGTCATGATGGGAACGTTGAACATCGAACTTCGAACGTCCAACACCGAATTTGAAATCCCTCAAAAACCGATGTCTCTCGCTTCGAACGTCGAAGCGAGAGACACTGCCCAGGTAAATCTACAAGCGAAGAATCCGGATTCATCCATTCTAATTCAATGTTCAAAGTTGGACGTTCAATGTTCAACGTTCGAGCAGTTCAACGTTCGAACAACGCGACCAGCATGGCCGCCGGCTCATTGCTCGTGATCGAAGTCACCCCAAAGGTAGCAAACCGCCGCGCATCGGTCGCATCATCCACCGTCCAGATATTCAACGCGAGATCCGCGCTCAAGATCGCATGCACCATCTCGCGATGAATCCCCGAGTGACAGCGTAAGCCCACACCATCCGCTCGAATCTCGATCAGCGTCTCCAACACATCATCGAGCTTCAGCTTCGAGCGCCCCAGCCAATTCGACTGCACATCGATCAGCCAATACGCATGCAGCTCAGGACGCTGCTGCTTCAGCGATCGGATTACTTCGACATCAAACGCAATGATCGTGACCACCCGCAACTGAATCGTCGACGCATCCAAAACCTCCAACAGCGCTGGTAAAATCTCCACGCCCGTCTTCACCTCGATCAAGAGCTGCTTCCCACTCGGCGAAGCCGCCAACAGTTCACTCAATAGCGGAATACGTGACTCCTTAAACTCCTCCCCCTTCCACGACCCGACATCCAATGCCTGCAAATCCGCATAACTGTGATTCTCAACACTCAGTAACTTGCCAGCCACCCGCTCCGTATCCGCATCATGGATGCAGACCACCTGGCAATCCGCAGTCAGCCGCACGTCACATTCCACCCCATCCGCCCCCTGTCGCCAGGCCAGCTCAAACGCCGGCATCGTATTTTCAGCGGCATCCGCCGAAGCACCACGATGGGCAATCACTTGAGGAGGCATGCTCATGCGAGAAAACTAGCCAAGTTCACAAAAAAATCGACCCAAAACCGCCTCAATTCGAACTGAATGACTACTACGAATCACACGAATCTGCGCGAATCTAAACAATTGGATGTATTACAATCTGGGACGCACGACTGATTGGAGTTTCAACCACAAACAACTCACAACCTCAGCCACTCCCCCTATTTCCATCACTCATTCGCGTAGATCCGCGTGATTCGTAGTTCAAATCTAAACCCGCGTCCATCTGCAGTTAAAAAAGTTAGAGCCCTCCCACTCTACATCACCCCATTTTTCGGATTTTCAGGTTTTCAGCATTGTTCCCCCTCCCTTCCGTCGCCAACTTACCCGTCTTATTCATTCAGCGCCCACGGCACCTCTTCCAACTGAAAAGGCCCAGCGTTGAACCAGTCAAAATATTTCATTTCCACAATTCGATGTTGGACGTTCGACGTTCGACGTTCAAAGTTCCGCTTTTCTTCTTTTTTACTGCTATGCAACCGATCATTCTTCAGGGCCGTCCCGCATTCTCCGATTTCCGTCTCACCGCGCTTCAAGCCGCGCTCAACGCCGCTGCACCCGAGCTCGCGATCTCCCAGATCGACGCCGTCGAAGCCTATTTCATCGAGTCTGACAACCCGCTCAGCGACGAAACCAACGAGCGCGCCTTCGCACTCCTCGCCGCAGACCGCCACTTCGACCGCGAAGGCGGCTTCTTCGTCACCCCGCGTAAGGGCACGATCTCACCGTGGTCCACCAAGGCGACCGACATCTTCCACAACTGCTCCATCGAGGGCATCGCACGCGTCGAGCGCGGCATCCACTTCCGCCTCGTCGGCGCCGACGGCCTCGTCCTGACAATGGACAACCTCGGCCTGGCACTCCTCGCCCTGCACGACCGTATGACCGAAGCGGTCTACAACGACGTATCCGACTTTTTCGCCCACTTCGAGCCCTCCGAGCTGCGCACCGTGCCACTCATGGCCGAAGGCCCCGAATCCTTCCGCAAGGCCAACATCGACTGGGGCCTCGCCATGAGCCCCCCCGAAATCGACTACCTCGTCGCCGCTTACCAGAAAATGGAGCGCGACCCGACCGACGCCGAACTTGTCATGTTCTCACAGGTCAACTCTGAGCACTGCCGCCACAAGATTTTCAACGCCGACTGGATCGTCGACGGCGACAAGAGCGAACTCTCGCTCTTCAGCATGATCCGCAACACCCACAAGCTCGCCCCCGAAGGCACGCTCTCGGCCTACTCCGATAACTGCGGTGTCATCGAAGGCTCCCCCGCTGCTTGGTTCGAAGTCAACCAACGCGGCGAGCAGCGCAACTACCGCCACACCGAAGCGCAGCTCGACATCCTTTGCAAAGTAGAGACTCACAATCACCCCACCGCCATCTCCCCCTTCCCAGGTGCAGCGACCGGCGTCGGTGGTGAAATCCGCGACGAAGGTGCCACCGGTATCGGCGGCCGCCCCAAAGCAGGTCTCTCCGGCTTCATGGTTTCCAACCTCGAAGTGCCCGGCTACCCGCTCCCTTGGGAAAAGCACATCGCTGAGCACCCCGCCCGTCTGGCCAGCCCGATGGACATCATGCTCGAAGGCCCGATCGGCGGCGCTTCCTTTGGCAATGAATTTGGACGTCCGCAGCTCTGCGGCATGTTCCGCACCCTCCAGCTCGAACACAACGACCGACACCGCGGCTATCACAAGCCGATCATGGTCGCAGGCGGCATGGGCAACTTGAAGCGCGAACACGTGCTCAAAAAAGAGATCCCACCCACAGCCTTGATCATCCAGCTCGGTGGCCCGGCCATGAAGATCGGCCTCGGCGGCGGCGCAGCCTCCTCCATCGCAGCAGGCGCACAGTCCGAAGCCCTCGACTTTGATTCCGTGCAACGCGGCAACCCCGAAATGGAACGCCGCTGCCAACAAGTCATCGACGGCTGCATCGCACTCGGCGACGAAAACCCAATGCTCTCCATTCACGACATCGGCGCCGGCGGTCTTTCCAACGGCCTACCCGAGCTCGTCGAAAAGACAGGTGGCAAATTCCACCTGCGTAACATTCACAACGAAGACTCCTCCATGAGCCCCATGGAAATCTGGTGCAACGAATCCCAAGAGCGCTACGTCATGGGCGTCATGCCCGACCGCATCGAAGAATTCAAAAGCATTTGCGAACGCGAACGCTGCCCAGTCGCCGTTGTCGGCGAAGCCACCAACGATGATCAACTCGTGCTCGAAGACTCCCACTTCGAAAACAACCCGATCGACATGGAAATGAGCGTCCTGCTCGGCAAAACACCAAAGATGCTCAAAGACGTAAAGCGCAAGGTCGAAGACCACGCCGAACTCGACGTATCCGAGATTCAACTCCCCGACGCCATCGACCGCGTCCTGCGTTTCCCAGCCGTCGCCAACAAGACCTTCCTCATCACCATCGCTGACCGCTCCATTACCGGTATGGTCACCCGCGATCAAATGGTCGGCCCGTGGCAGACACCCGTCGCCGACGTCGCCGTGACCAGCACGAGCATGGACACCTACACCGGCGAAGCCATGGCAATCGGAGAGCGCACACCCATGGCGATCCTCAACGCCCCCGCCTCCGGCCGTATCGCCATCGGTGAGTGCTTAACGAACCTCGCAGCGTCCAATGTCGGCAAGATCGGCAACATCAAGCTATCCGCCAACTGGATGGTCGCAGCAGGCGAAGACGGCGAAGACGCCAACCTTTACGACACCGTTAAAACCGTCGGCATGGAAATCTGCCCCGCCCTCGGCATCAGCATTCCCGTCGGCAAAGACTCCATGTCCATGCGCACCAGCTGGAAGGACTCCTCTGGCAAGGATCAGAAGCAAGTCTCCCCACTCAGCCTCATGGTCACTGGATTCAGCAGCGTCGAAGACGTCCGCAAGACCGTGACCCCCGACCTCAAGTCCGACAATAGCGCGCTGCTACTACTCGACCTCGGTGCTGGCAAAAACCGCCTCGGCGGCAGCACGCTCGCCCAAGTTTACAACCAGATCGGCAAAGAAACACCCGATCTCGACGATCCTGAAAAATTCCTCGGCTTCTTTGCCGCAATTCAGGAGATGCTCGCCAACGATCTCATCCTCTCCTACCACGACCGTGGCGATGGTGGCTTGATCGCGACTCTAGCAGAGATGTCCTTCGCCGGCCGTAAAGGCATGAGCGTCATCCTCGACTTACTGGTTGCCTCCTCGCAGACACCTTCCGCCCTCAACATCCTGTTCGCCGAAGAGCTAGGTGCCGTCATCGAAATCGACAAAGCGAAGATCAGCACCGTCATGGCCGTGCTCGCGAAACACAATGTCAGCGACATCACACGACTCATTGGCAACACCACCAGTGACGACACGCTCAGCATCGCCTTCAACAACGAAACGATCTACAGCGAAAGCATCACCACGCTCAACCGCGCATGGTCCGAGCTCACCTATCACATGCAAGCGCAACGCGACAACCCAGCCTGCGCCCAAGAAGAGCACGAAGCCCTCCTAGACCAAGAAGCGTCCAAAACAATCGTCAAGCCCACTTTCAGC of Lentimonas sp. CC4 contains these proteins:
- a CDS encoding DUF547 domain-containing protein — encoded protein: MKYIMICLGIFGALGLLNASNETSGTYAELLQRYVKDDGVAYESWVANSSDVQALNSVLTDWSKVDVQKLQRAEQKAFYINVYNAAMLQAVLDHYPLKSVKEIGLLPFSVFKKKYISLSGAKVSLDHVEKGILLKAYFDPRIHFAVNCASESCPPLRAEPYVGERLDQQLDEQTRLFAESRRAARVNTGSRSTAYSELFKWYADDFGVKSPAEYLNRYRASKLDVKQSVKWIDYDWSLNASK
- the purL gene encoding phosphoribosylformylglycinamidine synthase, which produces MQPIILQGRPAFSDFRLTALQAALNAAAPELAISQIDAVEAYFIESDNPLSDETNERAFALLAADRHFDREGGFFVTPRKGTISPWSTKATDIFHNCSIEGIARVERGIHFRLVGADGLVLTMDNLGLALLALHDRMTEAVYNDVSDFFAHFEPSELRTVPLMAEGPESFRKANIDWGLAMSPPEIDYLVAAYQKMERDPTDAELVMFSQVNSEHCRHKIFNADWIVDGDKSELSLFSMIRNTHKLAPEGTLSAYSDNCGVIEGSPAAWFEVNQRGEQRNYRHTEAQLDILCKVETHNHPTAISPFPGAATGVGGEIRDEGATGIGGRPKAGLSGFMVSNLEVPGYPLPWEKHIAEHPARLASPMDIMLEGPIGGASFGNEFGRPQLCGMFRTLQLEHNDRHRGYHKPIMVAGGMGNLKREHVLKKEIPPTALIIQLGGPAMKIGLGGGAASSIAAGAQSEALDFDSVQRGNPEMERRCQQVIDGCIALGDENPMLSIHDIGAGGLSNGLPELVEKTGGKFHLRNIHNEDSSMSPMEIWCNESQERYVMGVMPDRIEEFKSICERERCPVAVVGEATNDDQLVLEDSHFENNPIDMEMSVLLGKTPKMLKDVKRKVEDHAELDVSEIQLPDAIDRVLRFPAVANKTFLITIADRSITGMVTRDQMVGPWQTPVADVAVTSTSMDTYTGEAMAIGERTPMAILNAPASGRIAIGECLTNLAASNVGKIGNIKLSANWMVAAGEDGEDANLYDTVKTVGMEICPALGISIPVGKDSMSMRTSWKDSSGKDQKQVSPLSLMVTGFSSVEDVRKTVTPDLKSDNSALLLLDLGAGKNRLGGSTLAQVYNQIGKETPDLDDPEKFLGFFAAIQEMLANDLILSYHDRGDGGLIATLAEMSFAGRKGMSVILDLLVASSQTPSALNILFAEELGAVIEIDKAKISTVMAVLAKHNVSDITRLIGNTTSDDTLSIAFNNETIYSESITTLNRAWSELTYHMQAQRDNPACAQEEHEALLDQEASKTIVKPTFSTAELDEFLIRNSKFVIQGENRPKMAVFREQGINGQNEMAFAFDKAGFLPIDVHMTDLLAGRVDLKDFAGLVACGGFSYGDVLGAGSGWAKSVLYNAKLQDMFAAFFARDDSFTLGVCNGCQMISQLKDIIPGAENWPAFTRNRSEQFEGRYSNLEITKSPSIFFQGMEGSILPIPVAHGEGFANFSATGDLNAIKAGNQLSLRYVNGKAEPTELYPANPNGSPEGATGFTTTDGRATIMMPHPERCFRAVQMSYKPNDVFTGEAGPWLKMFQNARNYVG
- a CDS encoding glycerophosphodiester phosphodiesterase, which produces MSMPPQVIAHRGASADAAENTMPAFELAWRQGADGVECDVRLTADCQVVCIHDADTERVAGKLLSVENHSYADLQALDVGSWKGEEFKESRIPLLSELLAASPSGKQLLIEVKTGVEILPALLEVLDASTIQLRVVTIIAFDVEVIRSLKQQRPELHAYWLIDVQSNWLGRSKLKLDDVLETLIEIRADGVGLRCHSGIHREMVHAILSADLALNIWTVDDATDARRFATFGVTSITSNEPAAMLVALFER
- a CDS encoding DUF6503 family protein; protein product: MRFKIVHHLVLTLGIGLTSFVGSAQAASAIEPKVEALVDATQESHGLRAWWGKEVVVADVAIAFGGKTIVDGTFTFEAHGPRARYDRKDGVSILFDGNTAWVSPADSAASKGRFHVLTWPWFMMAPFKMKGDGIHLSDLQSVQVDGQKYETVFQTFGENMGDTPDDWYRFYIDPKTKLVDAMSYIVTYGKDLEKATPTPSIIEYFDYMNVDGVQMSTRYELWHWDAAAHAVVGDAPKGTGVVSNIHFTTLSKVDFSVPPGARELPLN
- the arsS gene encoding arsenosugar biosynthesis radical SAM (seleno)protein ArsS (Some members of this family are selenoproteins.); this translates as MPMSGALLNIPSFETTLVEHRLELTRQAPRVLQVNIGKLCNLTCVHCHVNAGPRRKEIMTRETVDRILEWLVNTDIEVVDLTGGTPEMIPDFRHMVQRIRAMGKRVMDRCNLTILNEPGFEWVADFHTEQGVEIVASMPCYCPKNVNEQRGDGVFDSSIKALQTLNALGYGTDPKLTLDLVYNPNGASLPPEQGELEADYKRELKAHFDITFNNLYAITNMPIARFTSYLKRQGEYADYMQLLLDNFNPSSVSGLMCRDTINVDWEGRVYDCDFNQQLGLQHRERTNPLKVWDVNFTDWVALPILTGTHCYGCTAGQGSSCGGATV
- a CDS encoding Gfo/Idh/MocA family oxidoreductase, which translates into the protein MTLKQPVRWGILACGNIANAFATALKDCPDSVLHAVSSRDIKKAKAFAEEHGATRAYGSYEAMLADSEVDAVYIATLHPFHLEWIAHSVQAGKHVLCEKPLTMNLREAKRAKQLADSKRCLLREAFMYRHHPQTQRVVDLVTSGVIGKVRMIEASFCFDSGTNPESRVQAKALGGGGILDVGCYPMSFARLIAGRSQGRLFAEPLELKAVGHLDSKTKTDMWTTAVVRFEGDVLANLKCAVRMQAENLAVIHGEKGCITVDMPWRCPGTIRIELNEKNSVQEVAMPKMRHLYAYEIDAFTNEMRGQPIGADAVGMRFDDTLGNMKALDWWRAEIGLGYEADTVR